The genome window CTTCCAACGCGTGGCTAAATCAGCCTCTAGCTTATCGTCTCGTACGTCATTAACAAAAATTTCAACCCGTGAACGGTGACCATGAGCGATACGTTGGCAATTCCCGTTATGTTGTTGCAAACCATGGCTGTAATGATAAAACGCCCCGTCAATACTCTCAGGGACAAAAGACAACCTCATCCCTCGAACTTCTTGCGGGAAAAGGGCCATTAGCTTTTCAATACACCACGCCGCTAGCGATTCAGGAGTGACCTCATCGATCTCAACCAACGCTATCGCTCGACTGGGGGAACGACAAACCAGCTCACCACCGTCTGGATATTGCCATTTCACTTCGGTCTCACCAGCATCCGCGCTAACGCAAAGGCGCTCCATCTCAGTAGGCACAACAAGCGCATGATCAATGGTAGTGTCCATCCATTCACGCACGAGCTTTTTAACCACACCGAAATCACACACCATTCCCTGATCATTTAACGAGCCGTCCAGCTCTAATTGCACCAACCACGATTCGCCCATCAAGCCACGAGTCGGGTGCAAGTAAGAAAAATCTACATTTGTCAGGTTATTTACAAACAGCTTCACAATATACGCCTCAATTCTAAGCCGCCCATTCTATCGCATGGAGCAAGTCACTTGCATGAAAAATACAAAGATCAGCTATAAAAAAGTCGTATATTAACGAACAACACATCAATCATTTATGTATAACGAACGGACGCGGTATACTTTAACTTTTTGGACAAAGCCCTATGCGTCTCGACAAGTACCTATCACAAGCCACAGGCCTCTCGCGTAAAGAGGTGAAACGATTAATGCACAAGAACACGGTTACTGTGAATGGTGAGCTCGTACGAGACCCCTCACTGCATATCAGCCTAGATGACAATGTTGTTTTTAATGACGGCGAAGTGGCCGCACCAACACCCCGCTATTTAATGATGAATAAGCCTGAAGGCGTAGTGTGCGCTAACGATGACCCTCTTCACCCTACCGTAATTAGCCTGCTATACGATGAGCCACGCCCTGACAGCTTACATACAGTGGGCCGCCTCGATATAGATACCACCGGGCTGATCCTAATAACGGATGATGGCCAATGGTCGCACCGAGTCACAGCACCCAAACATAAAATGCCCAAGCGGTACCATGTGACAACCGTTGACCCTATTCCAGAGTCAGCCATTGACGATTTTGCCCAAGGCGTTCAGCTGCATAACGAACCACAGCCAACTAAACCAGCCTCGTTAGTCATCATTAACGAACATGAAGCCTTTTTAACCCTCACTGAAGGTAAATATCATCAAGTAAAACGCATGTTTGCTGCCATTGGTAACAAAGTTGAAGCCTTACATCGTGATGCCATAGCCGATGTGTTACTGGACGATACTCTTGCTCCCGGTGAATATCGAGAACTGACCCAACAAGAACAGGAGCTGTTAGGCGTATGATGCGCGACAAAGCATTTGATCTACTTTATCAGAGCTTTAATCCAGCACTGCCAAACACCTTATGGTTTGTCGATGAAAACCTAATACCCGAACATGCCCCAGCAGCGATGGGCAACACACGAGTAATCGCTAACCGTTACCATATACACAGACAATTGCTCAATGCGGGCTGGCATGCGGAGTTTTCTGACTTTGACTGCCAAGGCTTAGCACCAGGTAGCTATGATCAAATCTATTTGCGCATCCCCAAAGAAAAGGCGCTTGCTCACTACTTAATCAACACAGCTTCTCGCCTATTAGCCCCCACGGGAAGCCTCATTTTAAGCGGCTTAAAGCAAGAAGGAATCAAAGGATTTTTTGATCGCGCGGATACAGCCGGCGCTCAAACTGAACGCTGGAAGCTTGATAAAGAAACATGGGCAGCGGCTATCACTTTTACCCAACCGATCACGTTAGATGACAAAGACTACACTGCCCTGCGCCCCGCCGTCGCTGATACCTCTTTCTCGTTTATCAGTAAACCGGGAGTATATGGCTGGAATAAAATAGACCAAGGCAGTCAGCTGCTCATCGAGCACCTTTGCGATATCATCGGTCAATCTCAGCCCCAAAGTGCGTTAGATATCGGATGTGGTTATGGCTACCTTTCCTTACATACGGGGAAGATGCTATCCATCCCCGTGACCGCAACAGACACCAACGCCGCGGCTATTGAGTGCTGTACTGCCAACGCAACGCAATCCAATGTAAACATCTCTGCGGTAGCTGATGACTGTGCACGCCATATAGATAGTGTATTTGATTTAGTGGTTTGCAATCCGCCGTTTCATAGCGGGTTTGGCGTAGAAAGCCAGCTAACAGACCGCTTTCTAGCCAGTGCTGCGCAACATTTAACCCCAGACGGCCAAGCAATCTTTGTTACCAACCTACACATCGGCATTGAAAAGAAAGCGGCAGATTACTTTTCAATCGTTGACACTCCAGTGCAAACCAACCACTTCAAGCTTATCCACTTACGGCTCCCCAAAAAGAGCAAAGCTACCGTAAGTGACTAACGAACAAGCAAAAACGCCTAGCAAGGCTAGGCGTTTATAAGCTAAACACGTAACAGTATATTACAGTAAATCGCGGATATGCTCTTCACGGTCTTTCGAAGCCGGGTGGCTTGAGAATACACTATGGCTACCGCCACTGGCGGCTTCCATCGCTTGGAACTGTTTCATAACACCGATACCTGCACTAGCATCCCAACCGTGGCGCTTCATAAACTTAACGGCATAGGTATCAGATGCACTTTCTTGTGATTGTGAAAACTGAGCAGACACCAATTTATGGGTAAAGTCTCCCAACTGCGAATCCGACAACATACCGACAGTACCGCCAGCTGCTGAAGCGCCTTTACGTGCCGCTGAAGCCGCATAAGCTAACTGGTACTCTTTACGCGTGTGACCTAATTTTACATGACCTACTTCGTGACCAATAACAAATCGTACTTCATCATCCGTCAACTTATCCATCAAACCCGAATACACTCGAACCGTACCGTTAGGCATAGCAAACGCGTTCATTTCATCTGTTAGATACACTTTGAAGTTCAATTCAAGTCCGTCTTCGTTATTCAGACCCTGAGTAATTCGCGCTAAACGTTTAGCGTATTTATTGCTAGCCGGTGCCACGTTGTTATTAGCATCCAGCTGCTTAGCCGATTGATCAGCTAGCGCAATCACTTCTTGATCGCTAATGGTGGCCGCTTTGTACAAATCCGTCGCGGCTGTCATATCAATGTTTTCCACACAGCCTGTGAGTAAGACAGATGCTGTGACAGCGGCCAATAATGTTTTTTTCATATTCACTTCCAATTTGTGTTTACCTTAAGAAAGGCCGGAATGTAGCAAAAGGTCACGATATTTGCATCTAATTAGACACGAAAATTCCATTCAGGCTTATAAATCATCAAACATATTGCGCAAGCTATTTAAGGTAGCTCTACCTCTTGCCTTATTTAATTCTGGATTTTTTTCCCCATTACCTTCGATTTCCAAATCTTCTTGAGGTAATTCATCTAAAAAACGACTAGGAGTACAGTCGATAAGCTCACCAAACTGTTTGCGCTGGCGAGCTAGCGTCATGGTCAGTGTCTTTTTAGCGCGCGTAATACCCACGTAGGCTAACCGGCGCTCCTCTTCAATATCGCCATTTTCGATGCTATTGCGATGGGGCAATAGCTCCTCCTCCATACCCATCAAATACACATGAGGAAACTCAAGTCCTTTAGACGCATGAAGTGTCATCAACTGAACGCGATTCGAGTCATCTTCCTCTTCTTGGCGGTCCAACATGTCAATCAGGATAAGGCGCGCGATGGCTTCTTCCACACCGGCATCAGGATCATCTTCTTGCAGACGTTCGAGTGTATTGCGTAATGAATCAACCAAGAACCAAACATTCTGCATGCGTTTTTCGCCCATCGCATCACTAGAACTGTTCTGATAAATCCATCCTTCATAATCGATATCCTGAATCAATTCTTTAATCGCCTGGATAGGATCACCTTCATAGCAAAGGCGATACTTTTCATGCAACCAATGTGTAAAGCGTCTCAGTTTTTCAACAGCGGCCGCTGGTAAGCGCTGCTCAAGTCCTATTTCAGAGCAGGCATCAAACAAGCTGACACGACGCTCAGTCGCGTATTCACCTAACTTTTGTAAAGTGGATGGTCCTATTTCACGGCGCGGTAAGTTAATGATGCGTAAAAAGGCATTATCATCATCGCGGTTAACAAGCACTTTTAAGTAACTCATCAGATCCTTGATTTCAGCACGCGCAAAAAACGACGTACCGCCTGATAACTTATAAGGCACCTGAAACGCCTGTAACTTAACTTCAAGCAAACGTGATTGAAAGTTGCCTCGATATAAAATAGCAAAGTCGTTAAAGGGGATGTGATTACGTAAGTGCAAGTCGAGTATTTCTGTGGCAATACGTTCACATTCTGCATCTTCATTTCGGGTATGCACCACTCGTAGCGGATCACCAAACCCCATGTCACTCCATAAAGTCTTTTCAAAGGCGTGAGGGTTATTCGCAATTAAAGTATTAGCGGCTTTAAGAATGCGGCTCGTTGAGCGGTAGTTTTGCTCAAGTTTGACGACTTTTAAGCTAGGGAAGTCAACCTGCAGCTGCGCTAGGTTTTCAGGCCGAGCACCTCGCCACGCGTATATGGATTGATCATCATCACCTACTACGGTTAACGCGCCTCTGTGGCCTACTAACTGGCGAACTAGCTTGTATTGGCTGAGGTTAGTGTCTTGATACTCATCCACTAATAAGTACCTTATACGCTGCTGCCAGCGCTCTAACACATCAGGGTGCTCTTCAAACAAACGAACCGGAGTCCAAATCAAATCATCAAAATCGACCGCGTTGTACGCTTGTAAATGCGTCATGTAAGCATCATAGGCACGTGCAGCTAATACTTCTTCCG of Neptunomonas phycophila contains these proteins:
- a CDS encoding 6-carboxytetrahydropterin synthase, whose product is MKLFVNNLTNVDFSYLHPTRGLMGESWLVQLELDGSLNDQGMVCDFGVVKKLVREWMDTTIDHALVVPTEMERLCVSADAGETEVKWQYPDGGELVCRSPSRAIALVEIDEVTPESLAAWCIEKLMALFPQEVRGMRLSFVPESIDGAFYHYSHGLQQHNGNCQRIAHGHRSRVEIFVNDVRDDKLEADLATRWKDIYIGTKAHRQEGPEGVNVYAYDAPQGEFYLSLPSDRCYDIDTETTVEQIAQHLAERTKQIRPLDEVRVRAYEGIGKGAISEA
- the rsuA gene encoding 16S rRNA pseudouridine(516) synthase RsuA, with the protein product MRLDKYLSQATGLSRKEVKRLMHKNTVTVNGELVRDPSLHISLDDNVVFNDGEVAAPTPRYLMMNKPEGVVCANDDPLHPTVISLLYDEPRPDSLHTVGRLDIDTTGLILITDDGQWSHRVTAPKHKMPKRYHVTTVDPIPESAIDDFAQGVQLHNEPQPTKPASLVIINEHEAFLTLTEGKYHQVKRMFAAIGNKVEALHRDAIADVLLDDTLAPGEYRELTQQEQELLGV
- a CDS encoding methyltransferase, encoding MMRDKAFDLLYQSFNPALPNTLWFVDENLIPEHAPAAMGNTRVIANRYHIHRQLLNAGWHAEFSDFDCQGLAPGSYDQIYLRIPKEKALAHYLINTASRLLAPTGSLILSGLKQEGIKGFFDRADTAGAQTERWKLDKETWAAAITFTQPITLDDKDYTALRPAVADTSFSFISKPGVYGWNKIDQGSQLLIEHLCDIIGQSQPQSALDIGCGYGYLSLHTGKMLSIPVTATDTNAAAIECCTANATQSNVNISAVADDCARHIDSVFDLVVCNPPFHSGFGVESQLTDRFLASAAQHLTPDGQAIFVTNLHIGIEKKAADYFSIVDTPVQTNHFKLIHLRLPKKSKATVSD
- a CDS encoding M48 family metallopeptidase; the encoded protein is MKKTLLAAVTASVLLTGCVENIDMTAATDLYKAATISDQEVIALADQSAKQLDANNNVAPASNKYAKRLARITQGLNNEDGLELNFKVYLTDEMNAFAMPNGTVRVYSGLMDKLTDDEVRFVIGHEVGHVKLGHTRKEYQLAYAASAARKGASAAGGTVGMLSDSQLGDFTHKLVSAQFSQSQESASDTYAVKFMKRHGWDASAGIGVMKQFQAMEAASGGSHSVFSSHPASKDREEHIRDLL
- the rep gene encoding DNA helicase Rep, coding for MSKLNPRQREAVDYISGPLLVLAGAGSGKTSVITRKIAYLVNKCGIEARYIAAVTFTNKASREMKERVTQLLPGKTKGLTVSTFHNLGMNIIRREHKKLGLKPGFSIFDDQDTKALIRDLLMHHDEDAEQVDMIRTMISNWKNEMVTPAKAESFAKTPEEVLAARAYDAYMTHLQAYNAVDFDDLIWTPVRLFEEHPDVLERWQQRIRYLLVDEYQDTNLSQYKLVRQLVGHRGALTVVGDDDQSIYAWRGARPENLAQLQVDFPSLKVVKLEQNYRSTSRILKAANTLIANNPHAFEKTLWSDMGFGDPLRVVHTRNEDAECERIATEILDLHLRNHIPFNDFAILYRGNFQSRLLEVKLQAFQVPYKLSGGTSFFARAEIKDLMSYLKVLVNRDDDNAFLRIINLPRREIGPSTLQKLGEYATERRVSLFDACSEIGLEQRLPAAAVEKLRRFTHWLHEKYRLCYEGDPIQAIKELIQDIDYEGWIYQNSSSDAMGEKRMQNVWFLVDSLRNTLERLQEDDPDAGVEEAIARLILIDMLDRQEEEDDSNRVQLMTLHASKGLEFPHVYLMGMEEELLPHRNSIENGDIEEERRLAYVGITRAKKTLTMTLARQRKQFGELIDCTPSRFLDELPQEDLEIEGNGEKNPELNKARGRATLNSLRNMFDDL